In Oscarella lobularis chromosome 18, ooOscLobu1.1, whole genome shotgun sequence, the following proteins share a genomic window:
- the LOC136198152 gene encoding TNF receptor-associated factor 4-like — MAGGFDAKFVFLPGRLTCPVCFVGMKDPLLTVCGHRFCDACVKPLRKENGAFTCPVCREALGPISVFPDNAVKREVLGLKVKCDLVEEGCKWRGELRELGNHFVKCEFVTAFLVRYLAVLKSCVKI, encoded by the coding sequence ATGGCTGGAGGCTTCGACGCTAAGTTTGTCTTTTTGCCAGGCCGTTTGACGTGTCCGGTTTGTTTTGTTGGCATGAAAGATCCTTTGCTAACAGTCTGTGGTCACCGTTTCTGCGATGCCTGTGTGAAGCCacttcgaaaagaaaacggtgCCTTCACGTGCCCTGTTTGCCGAGAAGCGCTGGGACCAATCAGTGTCTTTCCTGACAATGCTGTCAAGCGCGAAGTGCTTGGTCTCAAAGTGAAATGTGATCTGGTTGAGGAAGGATGCAAGTGGCGAGGAGAGCTGAGGGAGCTTGGCAATCATTTTGTCAAATGTGAATTCGTCACCGCGTTCCTTGTTCGCTATCTTGCGGTGCTGAAATCCTGCGTCAAGATATGA
- the LOC136197840 gene encoding uncharacterized protein isoform X1, with product MRRHLKDKMAESASPELRSDHESALIGDKMHLFGGRTGRYYFPRKEIWTCSVREEKQWILRLADGKTIPPPCTGARCAIISEIIYSYGGLQEDGCLLGEVFGLDPKVMKWIQVAMLTKGKKPWKRYDCCVWAIGGRMLMFGGRSGRIPQDRLQLGAQCNGLVNNEIYELVFEEGREKGYWLDVELSGKRPQPRESAAMETIDQHRGLLHGGGESLVKSFDDAYVIDLRQKKWICIDFLPKPSGREDHRICRLANKELENKNFFVMIGGWRTELSESGYIIDIDERKSYKITLSPDVAPVWDHTVHCVANEDGSARLILSGGYSGKEYKQMTTTLTLGLSNEAYENIVLFSHVGFTSILSSDATSVWDAEQQLKRERNEYKTLLPEMYIPGQVERQSARLQGEEKIFDAEKWEKETRRPTHEAGIQSLETTIDKLRTQLYAERKNFQSERQELESQTKKNREMLHAERQSFQSRNQALEARCKVLESQRQTLQESFQGLQRNLDQIEQILSISPLQIEITHYKLGTGAFSDVLVGYWHGIRVAVKKFHNAIVTEKKIAFYQSKVLATSRLHHPNIVRLCGAIIRTGLPFQIVSEFLEGSVSEVMHAAHSSGSYLSNYEQLSIAIDVTSAITYLHELHPCPCVHGNIRLTNVLATRDMTVKVAYFGSSHLLGTSLFSGSTSFAYVAPESLQRFSERSLLSGDVYSLGVWLIQVFTGAVQISAKLSVLLSCLINRFRLYTICSRMIGLEGIRPTTRECLAILIEELETCMKGRSSPNRRLVKREFEGEGRNQRHKIVLFDCRNLVPVACENAATGLLFRIGALSVSLSTITPIVSAELTPKGMKMTVAKKKCFLSFPPGAVDGQVVVSSCLLSDKGNFKSETGVALTDVVQLLPHGTKLRKEATVKLKHNFAFRKGHDLKVTLLYQSGTELKKVFRPLCVFTALNQVVSFRFGYATLVADQIIVRTTSFCWFCGENNGCCINLSELVFAPTDLSPSQFRQGFVAKLCICEASEEKEDKVTREECERTPPHAFELVEKRKFSLCECRISKDKVDSVLPIVATINDSRSVASWIINGCYKVDFRKLRAIFIGHCFHEPYYFEFSLSDRSLDVGDRVTVRFTLQWEEPIELLATFKANDVFNPRETPGPATESNLHRMVTEDELDKVASFFPDNWKDLARELKISVKNIETRYRNEPQEYPHAMLRLWKRQNGFDATVKHLCTALLDVGHRLAAESVFPQASKRLLRKNASSLDSRGTFEIQEI from the exons ATGCGAAGGCACCTAAAAGACAAAATGGCCGAATCTGCATCGCCTGAGCTTCGATCCGATCACGAAAGTGCGTTGATTGGGGATAAAAtgcatctcttcggtggAAGAACGGGAAGGTATTATTTCCCCCGCAAAGAAATCTGGACTTGCAGTgtaagagaagagaagcagTGGATTCTGCGTCTCGCCGATGGAAAAACTATTCCCCCTCCTTGCACGGGAGCACGATGCGCTATCATTAGTGAAATCATCTATTCGTACGGGGGATTGCAGGAAGACGGGTGTCTTCTAGGAGAGGTTTTTGGTTTGGACCCAAAGGTAATGAAATGGATCCAAGTAGCTATGCTcacaaaaggaaaaaaaccaTGGAAGCGCTACGACTGCTGTGTGTGGGCTATTGGAGGAAGAATGCTCATGTTTGGGGGACGGAGCGGACGCATCCCTCAAGATCGCCTCCAATTAGGAGCACAATGTAATGGTCTAGTGAATAATGAGATTTATGAACTTGTATTTGAGgagggaagagaaaaag GATATTGGTTGGATGTGGAATTAAGCGGAAAAAGACCTCAACCACGTGAAAGTGCCGCTATGGAAACGATTGATCAACATCGAGGATTACTTCATGGAGGAGGTGAAAGCTTGGTAAAATCATTCGATGATGCATATGTAATTGATTTGAGACAAAAG aaatgGATTTGCATCGATTTCCTTCCCAAACCGTCCGGACGAGAAGATCACCGAATCTGTCGATTAGCGAACAAAGAATTAGAAaataagaatttttttgtaatgaTAGGCGGTTGGAGGACAGAACTTTCAGAAAGCGGATACATAATTGATATTGACGAGCGAAAATCATACAAG ATTACTTTGTCCCCGGACGTGGCACCGGTTTGGGACCATACAGTTCACTGTGTAGCCAATGAAGACGGCTCTGCCCGTCTCATTCTTTCTGGCGGCTATTCCGGAAAAGAATACAAGCAAATGACGACAACCTTAACTCTTG GTCTTTCAAACGAAGCATATGAGAATATCGTACTTTTTTCTCATGTTGGATTTACATCAATTCTCTCTTCAGATGCTACAAGCGTTTGGGATGCTGAGCAGCAATTGAAAAGAGAGCG GAACGAATACAAAACTCTGTTACCTGAAATGTATATTCCAGGACAAGTAGAACGCCAGAG TGCTCGTTTACAAGGTGAGGAGAAAAtttttgatgcagaaaa ATGGGAGAAAGAAACTCGGCGCCCGACGCATGAAGCTGGAATCCAATCTCTCGAGACGACAAT AGACAAATTAAGGACTCAGCTCTATGCTGAACGTAAGAATTTTCAGTCTGAGCGCCAAGAGTTGGAGTCTCAAAC aaagaaaaatcgagagATGCTCCATGCTGAACGACAATCGTTTCAATCTCGAAATCAGGCTTTGGAAGCAAGATGCAAAGTGCTTGAATCTCAACGCCAGACTTTGCAAGAGTCATTCCAGGGTTTGCAGCGCAATCTTGACCAAATTGAACAAATTCTAAGCATTAGCCCTCTACAAATTGAGATCACTCATTACAAGCTTGGAACCGGGGCCTTTTCAG ACGTTCTTGTTGGCTATTGGCACGGCATTCGCGTGGCCGTAAAGAAATTCCACAATGCTATCGTGACCGAGAAAAAGATCGCTTTTTATCAAAGCAAAGTTCTCGCGACTAGTCGACTCCATCATCCCAACATAGTGAGATTGTGCGGTGCCATAATAAGAACGGGTCTTCCTTTTCAGATAGTCTCTGAATTTCTCGAAGGATCGGTCAGCGAAGTGATGCATGCAGCTCACTCGTCCGGCTCCTATCTTTCTAATTACGAGCAGCTTTCAATTGCaatcgacgtgacgtcagctaTTACTTATCTTCACGAGCTTCATCCTTGTCCCTGCGTTCATGGCAATATTCGTCTGACGAACGTGTTGGCGACCAGAGATATGACAGTTAAAGTCGCTTATTTTGGATCATCTCACCTGTTGGGCACCTCTCTGTTTTCCGGCTCTACGAGTTTTGCGTACGTTGCCCCGGAGAGCCTACAACGTTTTTCAGAACGCAGTTTGTTGTCTGGAGACGTCTACAGTCTAGGAGTTTGGCTGATTCAAGTATTCACTGGTGCGGTACAGATCTCGGCGAAGTTAAGCGTTCTGCTTAGCTGTTTGATAAACCGGTTTCGGTTGTACACAATCTGCTCGAGAATGATCGGCCTGGAAGGCATTCGTCCTACGACTCGTGAATGCCTTGCCATTCTAATAGAAGAGCTTGAGACCTGCATGAAAGGCAGGTCTTCCCCTAACAGGAGATTGGTTAAAAGGGAgtttgaaggagaaggacgCAATCAACGTCACAAGATTGTTTTGTTTGACTGCCGCAACTTGGTGCCAGTGGCATGCGAG AATGCAGCTACTGGTCTCTTATTTAGGATTGGTGCGTTAAGTGTTTCACTCAGTACAATTACTCCTATTGTTAGCGCAGAATTAACTCCAAAGGGAATGAAAATGACTgtagcgaaaaagaaatgcttTCTGTCATTTCCTCCTGGTGCGGTTGACGGCCAAGTTGTCGTCTCTTCCTGTCTTCTCTCTGACAAGGGGAACTTTAAAAGCGAAACCGGTGTGGCGCTCACGGATGTCGTCCAGCTTCTACCGCACGGCACAAAGCTCCGAAAGGAAGCTACTGTTAAATTAAAGCACAACTTCGCTTTCAGAAAAGGACACGACCTTAAAGTTACGTTGCTCTATCAAAGCGGAACTGAGCTGAAAAAAGTATTTCGACCACTGTGCGTGTTCACCGCTCTGAATCAAGTTGTTTCCTTCCGATTTGGATACGCTactctcgtcgccgaccaGATAATCGTTAGGACAACCAGTTTCTGCTGGTTTTGCGGAGAAAACAACGGCTGTTGTATTAATTTATCGGAATTGGTGTTTGCACCTACAGATTTGAGCCCGTCTCAATTTCGGCAAGGCTTCGTGGCCAAGTTGTGCATTTGTGAAGCGAgcgaggagaaggaagatAAAGTTACAAGAGAGGAGTGCGAAAGAACGCCTCCTCACGCATTTGAACTGGTAGAGAAACGAAAGTTCAGCCTTTGCGAGTGCAGAATTTCTAAAGACAAAGTTGACTCGGTGTTGCCTATTGTAGCAACAATTAATGACTCCCGGTCAGTGGCTTCATGGATTATTAACGGGTGCTACAAAGTGGACTTTCGTAAACTGCGAGCAATATTCATAGGCCATTGTTTTCACGAACCCTACTACTTTGAATTTAGCCTCTCTGATAGAAGTCTCGACGTTGGCGATAGAGTAACTGTACGGTTTACTCTTCAGTGGGAGGAACCTATTGAACTTCTAGCGACTTTCAAGGCTAATGAC GTCTTCAATCCACGAGAAACCCCTGGTCCTGCAACTGAGAGTAATTTGCATCGCATGGTGACCGAAGATGAGCTAGACAAGGtggcttctttttttcctgaCAATTGGAAGGACTTGGCTCGTGAATTAAAGATATCTgtgaaaaatattgaaacGAGGTATAGAAACGAACCACAAGAATATCCACACGCCATGCTAAGATTATGGAAACGTCAGAACGGATTCGATGCGACGGTGAAACACCTTTGCACAGCTCTCTTAGACGTAGGTCACCGATTAGCGGCAGAATCGGTTTTCCCTCAAGCCTCCAAACGACTTCTGCGTAAAAATGCCTCTTCTCTGGATTCTAGGGGCACTTTTGAAATCCAAGAAATTTAA
- the LOC136197840 gene encoding uncharacterized protein isoform X2, translated as MRRHLKDKMAESASPELRSDHESALIGDKMHLFGGRTGRYYFPRKEIWTCSVREEKQWILRLADGKTIPPPCTGARCAIISEIIYSYGGLQEDGCLLGEVFGLDPKVMKWIQVAMLTKGKKPWKRYDCCVWAIGGRMLMFGGRSGRIPQDRLQLGAQCNGLVNNEIYELVFEEGREKGYWLDVELSGKRPQPRESAAMETIDQHRGLLHGGGESLVKSFDDAYVIDLRQKKWICIDFLPKPSGREDHRICRLANKELENKNFFVMIGGWRTELSESGYIIDIDERKSYKITLSPDVAPVWDHTVHCVANEDGSARLILSGGYSGKEYKQMTTTLTLAYENIVLFSHVGFTSILSSDATSVWDAEQQLKRERNEYKTLLPEMYIPGQVERQSARLQGEEKIFDAEKWEKETRRPTHEAGIQSLETTIDKLRTQLYAERKNFQSERQELESQTKKNREMLHAERQSFQSRNQALEARCKVLESQRQTLQESFQGLQRNLDQIEQILSISPLQIEITHYKLGTGAFSDVLVGYWHGIRVAVKKFHNAIVTEKKIAFYQSKVLATSRLHHPNIVRLCGAIIRTGLPFQIVSEFLEGSVSEVMHAAHSSGSYLSNYEQLSIAIDVTSAITYLHELHPCPCVHGNIRLTNVLATRDMTVKVAYFGSSHLLGTSLFSGSTSFAYVAPESLQRFSERSLLSGDVYSLGVWLIQVFTGAVQISAKLSVLLSCLINRFRLYTICSRMIGLEGIRPTTRECLAILIEELETCMKGRSSPNRRLVKREFEGEGRNQRHKIVLFDCRNLVPVACENAATGLLFRIGALSVSLSTITPIVSAELTPKGMKMTVAKKKCFLSFPPGAVDGQVVVSSCLLSDKGNFKSETGVALTDVVQLLPHGTKLRKEATVKLKHNFAFRKGHDLKVTLLYQSGTELKKVFRPLCVFTALNQVVSFRFGYATLVADQIIVRTTSFCWFCGENNGCCINLSELVFAPTDLSPSQFRQGFVAKLCICEASEEKEDKVTREECERTPPHAFELVEKRKFSLCECRISKDKVDSVLPIVATINDSRSVASWIINGCYKVDFRKLRAIFIGHCFHEPYYFEFSLSDRSLDVGDRVTVRFTLQWEEPIELLATFKANDVFNPRETPGPATESNLHRMVTEDELDKVASFFPDNWKDLARELKISVKNIETRYRNEPQEYPHAMLRLWKRQNGFDATVKHLCTALLDVGHRLAAESVFPQASKRLLRKNASSLDSRGTFEIQEI; from the exons ATGCGAAGGCACCTAAAAGACAAAATGGCCGAATCTGCATCGCCTGAGCTTCGATCCGATCACGAAAGTGCGTTGATTGGGGATAAAAtgcatctcttcggtggAAGAACGGGAAGGTATTATTTCCCCCGCAAAGAAATCTGGACTTGCAGTgtaagagaagagaagcagTGGATTCTGCGTCTCGCCGATGGAAAAACTATTCCCCCTCCTTGCACGGGAGCACGATGCGCTATCATTAGTGAAATCATCTATTCGTACGGGGGATTGCAGGAAGACGGGTGTCTTCTAGGAGAGGTTTTTGGTTTGGACCCAAAGGTAATGAAATGGATCCAAGTAGCTATGCTcacaaaaggaaaaaaaccaTGGAAGCGCTACGACTGCTGTGTGTGGGCTATTGGAGGAAGAATGCTCATGTTTGGGGGACGGAGCGGACGCATCCCTCAAGATCGCCTCCAATTAGGAGCACAATGTAATGGTCTAGTGAATAATGAGATTTATGAACTTGTATTTGAGgagggaagagaaaaag GATATTGGTTGGATGTGGAATTAAGCGGAAAAAGACCTCAACCACGTGAAAGTGCCGCTATGGAAACGATTGATCAACATCGAGGATTACTTCATGGAGGAGGTGAAAGCTTGGTAAAATCATTCGATGATGCATATGTAATTGATTTGAGACAAAAG aaatgGATTTGCATCGATTTCCTTCCCAAACCGTCCGGACGAGAAGATCACCGAATCTGTCGATTAGCGAACAAAGAATTAGAAaataagaatttttttgtaatgaTAGGCGGTTGGAGGACAGAACTTTCAGAAAGCGGATACATAATTGATATTGACGAGCGAAAATCATACAAG ATTACTTTGTCCCCGGACGTGGCACCGGTTTGGGACCATACAGTTCACTGTGTAGCCAATGAAGACGGCTCTGCCCGTCTCATTCTTTCTGGCGGCTATTCCGGAAAAGAATACAAGCAAATGACGACAACCTTAACTCTTG CATATGAGAATATCGTACTTTTTTCTCATGTTGGATTTACATCAATTCTCTCTTCAGATGCTACAAGCGTTTGGGATGCTGAGCAGCAATTGAAAAGAGAGCG GAACGAATACAAAACTCTGTTACCTGAAATGTATATTCCAGGACAAGTAGAACGCCAGAG TGCTCGTTTACAAGGTGAGGAGAAAAtttttgatgcagaaaa ATGGGAGAAAGAAACTCGGCGCCCGACGCATGAAGCTGGAATCCAATCTCTCGAGACGACAAT AGACAAATTAAGGACTCAGCTCTATGCTGAACGTAAGAATTTTCAGTCTGAGCGCCAAGAGTTGGAGTCTCAAAC aaagaaaaatcgagagATGCTCCATGCTGAACGACAATCGTTTCAATCTCGAAATCAGGCTTTGGAAGCAAGATGCAAAGTGCTTGAATCTCAACGCCAGACTTTGCAAGAGTCATTCCAGGGTTTGCAGCGCAATCTTGACCAAATTGAACAAATTCTAAGCATTAGCCCTCTACAAATTGAGATCACTCATTACAAGCTTGGAACCGGGGCCTTTTCAG ACGTTCTTGTTGGCTATTGGCACGGCATTCGCGTGGCCGTAAAGAAATTCCACAATGCTATCGTGACCGAGAAAAAGATCGCTTTTTATCAAAGCAAAGTTCTCGCGACTAGTCGACTCCATCATCCCAACATAGTGAGATTGTGCGGTGCCATAATAAGAACGGGTCTTCCTTTTCAGATAGTCTCTGAATTTCTCGAAGGATCGGTCAGCGAAGTGATGCATGCAGCTCACTCGTCCGGCTCCTATCTTTCTAATTACGAGCAGCTTTCAATTGCaatcgacgtgacgtcagctaTTACTTATCTTCACGAGCTTCATCCTTGTCCCTGCGTTCATGGCAATATTCGTCTGACGAACGTGTTGGCGACCAGAGATATGACAGTTAAAGTCGCTTATTTTGGATCATCTCACCTGTTGGGCACCTCTCTGTTTTCCGGCTCTACGAGTTTTGCGTACGTTGCCCCGGAGAGCCTACAACGTTTTTCAGAACGCAGTTTGTTGTCTGGAGACGTCTACAGTCTAGGAGTTTGGCTGATTCAAGTATTCACTGGTGCGGTACAGATCTCGGCGAAGTTAAGCGTTCTGCTTAGCTGTTTGATAAACCGGTTTCGGTTGTACACAATCTGCTCGAGAATGATCGGCCTGGAAGGCATTCGTCCTACGACTCGTGAATGCCTTGCCATTCTAATAGAAGAGCTTGAGACCTGCATGAAAGGCAGGTCTTCCCCTAACAGGAGATTGGTTAAAAGGGAgtttgaaggagaaggacgCAATCAACGTCACAAGATTGTTTTGTTTGACTGCCGCAACTTGGTGCCAGTGGCATGCGAG AATGCAGCTACTGGTCTCTTATTTAGGATTGGTGCGTTAAGTGTTTCACTCAGTACAATTACTCCTATTGTTAGCGCAGAATTAACTCCAAAGGGAATGAAAATGACTgtagcgaaaaagaaatgcttTCTGTCATTTCCTCCTGGTGCGGTTGACGGCCAAGTTGTCGTCTCTTCCTGTCTTCTCTCTGACAAGGGGAACTTTAAAAGCGAAACCGGTGTGGCGCTCACGGATGTCGTCCAGCTTCTACCGCACGGCACAAAGCTCCGAAAGGAAGCTACTGTTAAATTAAAGCACAACTTCGCTTTCAGAAAAGGACACGACCTTAAAGTTACGTTGCTCTATCAAAGCGGAACTGAGCTGAAAAAAGTATTTCGACCACTGTGCGTGTTCACCGCTCTGAATCAAGTTGTTTCCTTCCGATTTGGATACGCTactctcgtcgccgaccaGATAATCGTTAGGACAACCAGTTTCTGCTGGTTTTGCGGAGAAAACAACGGCTGTTGTATTAATTTATCGGAATTGGTGTTTGCACCTACAGATTTGAGCCCGTCTCAATTTCGGCAAGGCTTCGTGGCCAAGTTGTGCATTTGTGAAGCGAgcgaggagaaggaagatAAAGTTACAAGAGAGGAGTGCGAAAGAACGCCTCCTCACGCATTTGAACTGGTAGAGAAACGAAAGTTCAGCCTTTGCGAGTGCAGAATTTCTAAAGACAAAGTTGACTCGGTGTTGCCTATTGTAGCAACAATTAATGACTCCCGGTCAGTGGCTTCATGGATTATTAACGGGTGCTACAAAGTGGACTTTCGTAAACTGCGAGCAATATTCATAGGCCATTGTTTTCACGAACCCTACTACTTTGAATTTAGCCTCTCTGATAGAAGTCTCGACGTTGGCGATAGAGTAACTGTACGGTTTACTCTTCAGTGGGAGGAACCTATTGAACTTCTAGCGACTTTCAAGGCTAATGAC GTCTTCAATCCACGAGAAACCCCTGGTCCTGCAACTGAGAGTAATTTGCATCGCATGGTGACCGAAGATGAGCTAGACAAGGtggcttctttttttcctgaCAATTGGAAGGACTTGGCTCGTGAATTAAAGATATCTgtgaaaaatattgaaacGAGGTATAGAAACGAACCACAAGAATATCCACACGCCATGCTAAGATTATGGAAACGTCAGAACGGATTCGATGCGACGGTGAAACACCTTTGCACAGCTCTCTTAGACGTAGGTCACCGATTAGCGGCAGAATCGGTTTTCCCTCAAGCCTCCAAACGACTTCTGCGTAAAAATGCCTCTTCTCTGGATTCTAGGGGCACTTTTGAAATCCAAGAAATTTAA